A genomic stretch from Pirellulales bacterium includes:
- a CDS encoding serine hydrolase domain-containing protein — MHRMRLLVRFALGVGITTLVLAQAAADEFDALRAKIPQELAKHSVPSVAVAVARDGQIIWEQGFGWADRENRVPANEHTMYSLASISKPITATGLALLVQRGKIDLDKPINDYLGEAKIVARVGDAANATVRRVGNHSAGLPLHYQFFYADQPFHRPPMDDTIRRYANLVSAPGERFQYSNLGYGVIDYVIARTSGKTYADFMREEVFLPLGLPHMSVDIGPGLEKYEAVRYGPDGLRIPFYDFDHPGGSAVYASAHDLLRFGLFHSGDRQADQKEILSDESRRKMQEPTFETAKNRGYGLGWFVETSAAGESTVSHSGGMGGVNTLLTLVPAKRLVVVALANSNTALPSLLSKEIIDIVSLPADAAAKKDEGGLLFQAPPADADRDLQTLAGKWEGLVHTYERDLPITLEVQQDGDVHVQFEGQLATLLNGVRYRDGWLRGRTGGDLRTADTARTPYDLHLEVRLREDVLGGSLTAISRPASRGGNALTHWIELRKKKE, encoded by the coding sequence ATGCATCGCATGCGGCTGTTGGTGCGCTTCGCACTGGGCGTCGGTATTACCACATTGGTCCTGGCGCAAGCCGCGGCCGACGAGTTCGATGCCTTGCGCGCTAAGATTCCACAGGAACTGGCCAAGCACAGCGTTCCTTCCGTGGCTGTGGCGGTGGCGCGCGATGGACAGATCATTTGGGAGCAGGGCTTCGGTTGGGCCGATCGCGAGAATCGCGTTCCCGCCAACGAACATACGATGTATTCCTTGGCCTCGATCTCGAAGCCGATTACCGCCACTGGGCTGGCCCTTCTCGTCCAGCGCGGCAAGATCGATCTCGACAAGCCGATCAATGATTACCTTGGCGAGGCAAAGATCGTGGCGCGCGTCGGCGACGCCGCGAACGCGACGGTAAGGCGCGTCGGCAATCACTCGGCCGGTTTGCCGCTGCACTATCAATTCTTTTATGCCGACCAGCCGTTTCATCGCCCGCCCATGGACGACACGATCCGTCGCTACGCCAACCTGGTGAGCGCGCCGGGTGAACGATTTCAGTATTCGAACTTGGGTTACGGCGTGATCGATTACGTGATTGCGCGCACCTCGGGAAAGACTTATGCCGACTTCATGCGCGAGGAGGTCTTTTTGCCGCTGGGCCTACCGCACATGTCGGTCGACATTGGCCCTGGGCTGGAAAAGTACGAGGCCGTGCGCTATGGGCCCGACGGATTGCGAATTCCGTTTTACGATTTCGACCATCCTGGCGGTTCGGCCGTGTACGCCAGCGCCCATGATTTGCTACGATTCGGTCTGTTTCATAGCGGGGATCGGCAAGCGGACCAGAAAGAGATTCTTTCAGACGAATCGCGCCGCAAAATGCAGGAACCCACTTTCGAGACGGCCAAGAACCGCGGCTACGGCCTGGGTTGGTTTGTCGAAACGAGCGCCGCGGGCGAATCCACGGTCTCGCATTCCGGTGGCATGGGGGGCGTTAACACGCTGCTAACGCTCGTTCCTGCCAAACGATTGGTCGTCGTGGCTTTGGCCAATTCGAATACCGCGCTGCCGTCGCTCTTATCGAAAGAGATCATCGACATTGTCAGTCTCCCGGCTGACGCGGCGGCAAAGAAAGACGAAGGTGGATTGCTCTTTCAGGCTCCGCCCGCCGACGCTGATAGAGACCTGCAGACGCTAGCCGGCAAATGGGAAGGTCTTGTTCATACCTACGAAAGGGACCTGCCGATCACGCTGGAAGTCCAGCAAGACGGCGATGTACACGTGCAGTTTGAAGGTCAACTAGCCACGTTGTTGAATGGCGTTCGCTATCGCGATGGTTGGCTGCGTGGCCGGACGGGGGGAGATCTGCGCACGGCCGACACCGCACGAACGCCTTACGACTTGCACCTGGAAGTGCGGTTGCGCGAGGACGTGCTGGGAGGATCGCTGACCGCGATATCGCGTCCCGCATCACGTGGCGGCAACGCGCTGACGCACTGGATCGAGTTGCGCAAGAAAAAGGAGTAG
- a CDS encoding D-aminoacylase: MRRIGLYWLAVALFGVPSLVAEAQTPRGASQVAQNTVNQQTPVYDVILRGGTIYDGSGGPPGVGDVGLRGDRIAAVGNLAGARAAREVDVRGLAVAPGFINMLSWATVSLLHDGRSQSDIRQGVTLEVFGEGWSMGPLNARMRKDMADGQGDIKYDVAWSTLAEYMDYLVSRGISCNVASFVGATTVRIHVLGYEDRRPTADELDQMRQLVRQAMEGGALGVGSSLIYAPAFYADTQELIELCKVAAKYQGMYITHMRSEGNKLLEAVDETIRIAREAGLPAEIYHLKAAGRDNWPKLGRVVEMVEAARAGGTRITADMYVYTAGSTGLNGAMPPWVQEGGLQQWIARMRDPQIRARVAAEMRTPTDKWENLLLAAGSPDRVLLVGFKNLALKNLTGKTLAEVAHRRKTSPEETAMDLVIEDDSRVDTVYFMMNEEDVKRNIALPWVSFGSDAPSEAPEGAFTLANTHPRTYGNVARLLGKYVRDEKVISLAEAIRKLAALPAENLGLRDRGQLRPGYVADVAVFDPAKIQDHATYAESHQYATGMMHVFVNGTQVLADGEHTGAKPGRAVWGRGRKAP, encoded by the coding sequence ATGCGTCGTATCGGCCTGTATTGGCTCGCTGTCGCGCTCTTCGGCGTGCCGTCGCTGGTGGCCGAGGCGCAGACGCCACGCGGCGCATCGCAGGTAGCCCAGAACACAGTCAACCAGCAAACGCCCGTCTACGACGTAATTCTGCGCGGCGGCACGATTTACGACGGCAGCGGAGGTCCGCCCGGCGTCGGCGATGTCGGCCTGCGCGGCGATCGCATCGCGGCGGTCGGCAATCTTGCCGGAGCGCGCGCCGCACGCGAAGTCGATGTCCGCGGGCTGGCCGTCGCGCCAGGCTTTATCAACATGCTCTCTTGGGCCACGGTGTCGCTGTTGCACGATGGACGATCGCAGAGCGATATCCGCCAGGGCGTGACGCTCGAAGTCTTCGGCGAGGGGTGGTCGATGGGCCCGCTGAACGCGCGGATGCGCAAGGACATGGCCGACGGTCAGGGGGACATTAAGTACGATGTGGCCTGGTCTACGCTGGCCGAATATATGGATTACCTGGTAAGTCGCGGCATCTCCTGCAACGTGGCCTCGTTCGTGGGTGCGACCACGGTTCGCATTCACGTGCTCGGCTACGAGGATCGCCGCCCCACCGCCGATGAACTCGACCAGATGCGACAACTCGTGCGCCAGGCGATGGAGGGAGGCGCGCTCGGCGTCGGCTCTTCGTTGATTTACGCGCCCGCCTTCTACGCCGACACGCAAGAGTTGATCGAGCTGTGCAAAGTCGCCGCCAAGTACCAGGGCATGTACATCACGCACATGCGCAGCGAGGGCAATAAACTATTGGAAGCGGTCGACGAAACGATACGCATCGCGCGTGAGGCGGGCCTGCCCGCCGAGATCTATCATCTCAAGGCCGCGGGGCGCGATAATTGGCCCAAGCTCGGCCGTGTCGTCGAGATGGTCGAAGCGGCCCGCGCCGGCGGAACGCGGATAACGGCCGACATGTACGTCTACACAGCCGGCTCAACGGGCCTGAACGGTGCCATGCCACCCTGGGTGCAAGAGGGAGGTCTGCAGCAGTGGATCGCGCGGATGCGCGATCCGCAAATCCGCGCCCGCGTGGCCGCCGAGATGCGCACACCGACCGACAAATGGGAAAATCTGTTGTTGGCCGCAGGCTCGCCCGATCGTGTGCTGTTGGTCGGCTTCAAGAATCTGGCGCTGAAGAATCTCACTGGCAAGACCCTGGCCGAGGTGGCCCACCGCCGTAAAACCTCTCCCGAAGAAACGGCCATGGACCTGGTGATCGAGGACGACAGCCGCGTCGATACGGTCTATTTCATGATGAACGAGGAAGACGTGAAGCGCAACATCGCGCTTCCATGGGTGAGCTTTGGTTCGGACGCGCCGTCGGAAGCGCCCGAGGGGGCCTTCACGCTGGCCAACACGCATCCGCGCACCTACGGCAACGTGGCGCGGCTGTTGGGCAAATACGTACGCGACGAGAAAGTGATTTCGCTCGCCGAAGCCATCCGCAAGCTCGCCGCGCTACCGGCAGAGAACCTGGGTCTGCGCGATCGCGGGCAGTTGCGGCCGGGCTATGTGGCCGACGTCGCGGTTTTCGATCCGGCCAAAATTCAGGACCACGCCACCTACGCCGAATCGCACCAGTACGCGACCGGCATGATGCACGTTTTTGTCAACGGTACGCAAGTGCTCGCCGACGGCGAACACACCGGCGCCAAGCCAGGCCGCGCCGTGTGGGGGCGCGGGCGGAAGGCACCCTGA